The Magnolia sinica isolate HGM2019 chromosome 9, MsV1, whole genome shotgun sequence genome contains a region encoding:
- the LOC131256048 gene encoding ubiquitin-conjugating enzyme E2 28-like, with translation MASKRITKELKDLQKDPPTSCSAGPVADDMFHWQATIMGPADSPFAGGVFLVTIHFPPDYPFKPPKVAFRTKVFHPNINSNGSICLDILKEQWSPALTISKVLLSICSLLTDPNPDDPLVPEIAHMYKTDRAKYESTARSWTQKYAMG, from the exons ATGGCCTCAAAACGGATTACGAAGGAGTTGAAAGACTTGCAGAAGGACCCTCCTACATCCTGCAGCGCTG GACCTGTTGCTGATGACATGTTTCACTGGCAAGCGACGATTATGGGACCAGCAGACAGCCCCTTTGCAGGCGGTGTATTTCTTGTAACCATTCACTTCCCACCGGATTATCCCTTCAAGCCTCCCAAG GTTGCCTTCCGTACAAAagttttccatccaaacatcaACAGTAATGGTAGCATCTGCCTCGACATTCTGAAGGAGCAGTGGAGCCCTGCTCTCACAATCTCCAAG GTTCTGTTGTCAATCTGCTCACTGCTAACAGATCCTAACCCAGATGATCCTTTGGTGCCAGAGATTGCTCATATGTACAAGACTGACAGGGCTAAGTATGAGTCCACTGCACGATCCTGGACCCAGAAATATGCCATGGGTTAG